One stretch of Azoarcus sp. KH32C DNA includes these proteins:
- a CDS encoding phenylacetate--CoA ligase family protein — translation MAYFDQSTETLPREELRALQLQKLQAMMAELWGKNRFYSNKWKGVGVEPRDIRTLDDLARLPLTTKSELMEDQAANGPFGTNLTYPIEKYTRLHQTSGTTGVPLKVLDTADSWDWWAKCWAHVLAGSGVNATDRVFLAFAFGPFIGFWAALEGARKLGAVMIPGGGRDSLQRLELMRETGATVLCCTPTYALRLAEVAREHGFDMSSLAMKSTVHAGEPGANIPSTKQRIQEAWSAKCFDHAGASEIGAHSFECEKQPGGTHLIESEFIAEVINPKTGEAVKPGERGELVITNLGRWGFPLIRYRTGDLVEVNLDPCSCGRSFLRFQGGILGRADDMVTVRGVNVFPAGVENIIRKFTEVDEFRITVSKVKHMDEMDIEVELCEGADPAVVHSIAERLDSVLAFRPRVHNVGRNILPRFDMKAKRFHVNRAA, via the coding sequence ATGGCGTATTTCGATCAGTCCACCGAAACCCTCCCCCGCGAAGAGCTCCGCGCGCTGCAGTTGCAAAAGCTGCAGGCGATGATGGCCGAGCTGTGGGGCAAGAACCGCTTCTACAGCAACAAATGGAAAGGCGTCGGCGTCGAGCCGCGTGACATCCGCACCCTCGACGACCTCGCGCGCCTGCCGCTGACAACCAAGTCCGAGCTGATGGAAGACCAGGCGGCGAACGGCCCCTTCGGCACCAACCTGACCTATCCGATCGAAAAGTACACGCGCCTGCATCAGACCTCCGGCACGACCGGCGTGCCGCTGAAGGTGCTCGACACAGCGGATTCGTGGGACTGGTGGGCGAAGTGCTGGGCGCACGTGCTGGCGGGCTCGGGCGTCAACGCGACCGACCGCGTCTTCCTCGCCTTCGCCTTCGGGCCCTTCATCGGCTTCTGGGCGGCACTCGAAGGTGCGCGCAAACTCGGTGCGGTGATGATTCCGGGCGGAGGCCGCGATTCGCTGCAACGCCTCGAACTGATGCGCGAAACGGGCGCGACGGTGCTGTGCTGTACGCCGACCTACGCGCTGCGCCTGGCCGAGGTCGCGCGTGAACATGGTTTCGACATGAGTTCGCTGGCGATGAAATCGACCGTCCACGCCGGCGAACCAGGCGCGAACATCCCCTCGACGAAGCAGCGCATCCAGGAAGCCTGGTCGGCAAAGTGCTTCGATCACGCCGGAGCCTCGGAGATCGGCGCGCACTCCTTCGAATGCGAGAAGCAGCCCGGCGGCACGCACCTGATCGAGTCTGAGTTCATCGCCGAAGTCATCAACCCGAAGACCGGCGAAGCGGTGAAGCCGGGCGAGCGCGGCGAGCTCGTCATCACCAACCTCGGGCGCTGGGGCTTCCCGCTGATCCGCTACCGCACGGGCGACCTCGTGGAGGTCAATCTCGATCCCTGTTCCTGTGGCCGGAGCTTCCTGCGCTTCCAGGGCGGCATCCTCGGGCGTGCCGACGACATGGTGACGGTGCGCGGCGTCAACGTCTTCCCGGCAGGCGTCGAGAACATCATCCGCAAGTTCACCGAGGTCGACGAGTTCCGCATCACCGTCAGCAAGGTCAAGCACATGGACGAGATGGACATCGAGGTCGAGCTCTGCGAAGGCGCCGACCCCGCCGTCGTGCATTCGATTGCCGAACGCCTCGACTCCGTGCTGGCCTTCCGTCCCCGCGTGCATAACGTCGGCCGCAACATCCTGCCCCGCTTCGACATGAAGGCGAAGCGCTTCCATGTGAATCGAGCGGCCTGA
- a CDS encoding NUDIX domain-containing protein, translated as MAPKFCPQCSTALVLGKIHGRERETCPACGETFFHKPAPVVLAVIEHDGKLVLIRRNLDPLAGYWAPPGGYVELGESLEEAVIREAHEETGLEVVVDGLIGVYSQADVRAVILAFRAHSIGGQPVAGDDAGEIRLVAPGQLPVQRTPEGAPPIDRWFYDVIHEVTAPWKWGRQGARTMMRR; from the coding sequence ATGGCCCCGAAGTTCTGCCCGCAATGCAGCACGGCGCTGGTCCTTGGGAAGATCCACGGCCGCGAGCGCGAGACCTGTCCCGCCTGCGGCGAAACCTTCTTCCACAAGCCGGCGCCCGTCGTGCTCGCGGTGATCGAACACGACGGCAAGCTGGTGCTGATCCGTCGCAATCTTGACCCGCTCGCCGGCTACTGGGCGCCACCGGGGGGCTACGTCGAACTGGGCGAATCCCTGGAGGAGGCCGTCATCCGCGAGGCGCACGAGGAGACCGGGCTGGAAGTAGTCGTCGACGGGCTGATTGGCGTGTACTCGCAGGCGGACGTGCGCGCCGTAATCCTCGCCTTCCGCGCGCACTCGATCGGCGGCCAACCGGTCGCGGGCGACGACGCCGGGGAGATCCGCCTCGTCGCCCCCGGACAACTCCCGGTGCAGCGCACGCCCGAAGGTGCACCGCCGATCGATCGCTGGTTCTACGACGTTATTCACGAAGTCACCGCACCATGGAAATGGGGGCGCCAAGGCGCCAGAACAATGATGAGGAGATAA
- a CDS encoding TorF family putative porin: MSTIQPPRLLPIVFAALAAAGTASAADGPATQPFPPVEAATGDALTANVTLASQYVSRGFQQTWGRPALQGGFDYSHPSGFFAGTWMSTVSPKWIQDGFMEWDLYAGYGGTVGDVSYKAQLYYYLYPGAKLQPPFALKDTKYDYGEVLIGATWKWFTLNYWYTYTKDYFGYNSDTLFIGNDRHSRGSGYVDANFNYDFGGGYGLLLHYGREQVKNFSSFDFEDYKISLTKTFDKGWSASLNFTGMPKVNDYYKHKNTLSVSGDGSFSSPGDRQVYVTIGRTF, translated from the coding sequence GTGAGCACCATTCAACCGCCGCGTTTGCTTCCGATCGTCTTTGCCGCCCTGGCGGCTGCCGGCACGGCCTCCGCCGCCGACGGCCCCGCCACACAACCGTTTCCGCCAGTCGAAGCCGCTACGGGCGACGCGCTGACGGCCAATGTGACCCTCGCATCCCAATATGTGTCTCGCGGGTTCCAGCAGACATGGGGCCGGCCGGCGCTGCAGGGCGGCTTCGACTACTCGCATCCGAGCGGCTTCTTTGCCGGCACCTGGATGTCCACGGTCAGTCCGAAATGGATCCAGGATGGCTTCATGGAATGGGACCTCTATGCGGGCTATGGTGGAACTGTAGGTGACGTCTCCTACAAGGCGCAGCTCTACTATTACCTCTACCCTGGCGCCAAGCTGCAGCCCCCGTTCGCCCTGAAGGACACGAAATACGATTACGGCGAGGTGCTCATCGGTGCGACTTGGAAGTGGTTTACCCTCAATTATTGGTATACCTACACAAAGGACTACTTCGGCTACAACAGCGACACCCTTTTCATCGGCAACGACCGGCACAGCCGGGGCTCAGGCTACGTGGACGCCAATTTCAACTATGACTTCGGCGGCGGCTACGGTCTGCTTCTGCATTACGGGCGTGAGCAGGTGAAGAACTTCTCGAGCTTCGACTTCGAGGACTACAAGATCTCCTTGACGAAGACCTTCGACAAGGGCTGGAGCGCGAGCCTGAATTTCACCGGCATGCCGAAGGTGAACGATTACTACAAGCACAAGAACACCTTGTCCGTGTCAGGCGACGGGTCGTTCTCGAGCCCGGGCGACCGCCAGGTCTACGTGACCATCGGCCGGACGTTTTGA
- a CDS encoding choline ABC transporter substrate-binding protein, translating into MITTKTFKNVCMLGTAALFATASGVTAAADPASCRMVRFADVGWTDIAATTAVATTVLEGLGYKPTNTIASVPITFSGIKKKNIDVFLGYWNPSMTPMIEPFLKDGSIKVLEPGNLTGAKYTLAVPAYLAEAGLKDFSDIAKFRNELGGKIYGIEPGNDGNALIQKMIEKNEMGLGGFKLVESSEAGMLVEVQRAVRQKAPIVFLGWEPHPMNEKFKLAYLTGGDKYFGPNLGGATIYTAMWPGYADKCPNAAKLVSQLKFSLPMENQIMGLILDRVDPVAAAKDWLRKNPNVLDSWLTGVTTFEGGDGLPAVKSHLGVL; encoded by the coding sequence ATGATAACTACGAAGACTTTCAAGAACGTCTGCATGCTGGGTACCGCTGCTCTGTTTGCCACCGCGTCCGGAGTCACCGCGGCCGCGGATCCGGCGTCGTGTCGCATGGTGCGGTTCGCGGACGTAGGCTGGACGGATATCGCTGCGACGACGGCCGTTGCGACGACCGTGCTGGAGGGGCTCGGCTACAAGCCGACCAACACGATCGCTTCGGTCCCGATCACCTTCTCCGGGATCAAGAAGAAGAACATCGACGTCTTCCTCGGCTATTGGAATCCCAGCATGACGCCAATGATCGAACCCTTCCTGAAAGATGGATCGATCAAGGTGCTTGAACCGGGCAACCTGACCGGCGCGAAATACACCCTTGCCGTTCCCGCCTACCTGGCCGAAGCCGGTCTCAAGGATTTCTCGGACATCGCCAAATTCCGCAACGAGCTCGGAGGCAAGATCTATGGCATCGAGCCTGGCAACGACGGCAACGCGCTGATCCAGAAGATGATCGAAAAGAACGAGATGGGCTTGGGCGGATTCAAACTCGTCGAGTCCTCGGAAGCCGGCATGCTGGTCGAAGTGCAACGGGCCGTCCGCCAGAAAGCGCCGATCGTGTTCCTGGGCTGGGAGCCGCATCCGATGAACGAAAAGTTCAAGCTCGCCTATCTGACCGGCGGGGATAAGTATTTCGGCCCGAATCTTGGGGGCGCCACGATCTATACGGCGATGTGGCCGGGCTATGCGGACAAGTGCCCGAATGCCGCGAAACTGGTGTCGCAGCTCAAGTTTTCGCTGCCGATGGAAAACCAGATCATGGGGCTCATCCTCGACAGGGTGGATCCGGTCGCGGCCGCCAAGGATTGGCTACGCAAGAATCCGAACGTGCTGGACAGTTGGCTGACGGGGGTGACCACGTTCGAAGGAGGCGATGGGTTGCCCGCGGTGAAGAGCCACCTCGGGGTTCTGTAA
- a CDS encoding DUF4440 domain-containing protein gives MAVFGAASAAQAQTSAALPTGDVYAIRNAIDAWLTSCSERNLDRCMSMYSDDVVGVFQGAPDYDYDTLKAGLALSYEKDGIDDVWSNELEEISGSGDMAVVRSNRTLTQTPKGGGRTATLKLRTTEILRRGDDGAWTIARFVMYPN, from the coding sequence ATGGCGGTGTTTGGCGCAGCGTCCGCAGCACAGGCGCAGACGTCGGCGGCGCTGCCTACCGGTGACGTATATGCAATCAGGAATGCCATCGACGCTTGGCTCACCTCGTGCTCGGAGCGCAACCTCGATCGCTGCATGTCGATGTATTCGGACGATGTGGTCGGCGTTTTCCAGGGCGCGCCCGACTACGACTACGACACGCTGAAGGCGGGATTGGCGCTGTCCTATGAGAAGGACGGCATCGACGACGTATGGAGCAACGAGCTGGAGGAAATCTCGGGATCCGGCGACATGGCAGTCGTGCGCTCCAACCGGACACTGACGCAGACGCCGAAGGGGGGTGGCCGGACGGCGACGCTCAAGCTGCGCACGACCGAGATCTTGCGCCGCGGCGACGATGGCGCATGGACCATCGCGCGCTTCGTGATGTATCCGAACTGA
- a CDS encoding multidrug efflux SMR transporter, producing MNNWALLTIAILLEVAATTSMKLSAGFTRLGPSMLMFALYAMSFACLSKALRTIEVGIAYAIWAGAGTAMIAAIGIVLFDEGLTPQKGLGVALIIGGVVALRLEGGAH from the coding sequence ATGAACAACTGGGCGCTGCTCACGATTGCGATCCTGCTCGAGGTGGCGGCAACCACTTCGATGAAGCTCTCTGCAGGATTCACCCGCCTCGGACCGTCGATGCTGATGTTTGCGCTCTACGCCATGTCGTTCGCGTGTCTGAGCAAGGCGTTGCGAACGATCGAGGTCGGGATCGCTTATGCCATCTGGGCGGGCGCGGGCACCGCCATGATCGCTGCGATCGGGATCGTGTTGTTTGATGAAGGATTGACGCCACAGAAAGGTCTTGGTGTCGCGCTCATTATCGGCGGGGTCGTCGCCCTGCGGCTTGAGGGCGGCGCTCATTGA
- a CDS encoding transporter, whose protein sequence is MTLKQICVAVALTGAIAGSASAKEGADQYPHGGENWFAGALPPPGDYFLNYFGYYNADNLRDGDGHKVDHTGVTAWFDALRYVKVTNTQILGGNWAMHAIVPLVHQKVTLGDSKTVSGLGDIVFSPLVISWHAGNWHWAAALDIYAPTGEYKSGDPRKSIGANYWSVEPVFAATWLNEAGWEVSAKLMYNIKAKNSDFRPAPGAPKMEYESGDEFHMDYLVGKRFGPWGVGLSGYYVKQTTDDKLDGDTLSSSLGPWSSGRKGQVFAIGPSVSYTTQSGTMLIGQWQHESGAENRFQGDKAWFRLIMPF, encoded by the coding sequence ATGACACTCAAGCAGATCTGCGTGGCGGTGGCCCTGACGGGAGCGATAGCGGGCAGCGCGTCGGCGAAGGAAGGTGCCGACCAATATCCGCACGGCGGCGAGAACTGGTTCGCGGGCGCCTTGCCCCCGCCGGGAGACTACTTCCTGAACTACTTCGGCTACTACAACGCCGACAACCTGCGCGACGGCGACGGTCACAAGGTCGACCACACCGGCGTCACCGCGTGGTTCGACGCGCTGCGCTACGTCAAGGTCACGAACACGCAGATCCTCGGCGGCAACTGGGCGATGCACGCGATCGTGCCGCTCGTGCACCAGAAGGTCACCCTGGGCGACAGCAAGACGGTCAGCGGATTGGGCGACATCGTGTTCTCGCCGCTGGTCATTTCCTGGCATGCCGGCAATTGGCACTGGGCCGCGGCCCTCGACATCTACGCGCCGACCGGCGAGTACAAGTCCGGCGATCCCAGGAAGAGCATCGGCGCGAACTACTGGAGCGTCGAACCGGTATTCGCGGCGACCTGGCTCAATGAGGCCGGCTGGGAGGTCTCGGCCAAGCTCATGTACAACATCAAGGCGAAGAACAGCGACTTCCGCCCCGCACCGGGCGCACCGAAGATGGAGTACGAGTCCGGCGACGAATTTCACATGGACTACCTCGTCGGCAAGCGCTTCGGGCCGTGGGGCGTGGGCCTCTCGGGCTACTACGTGAAGCAGACGACGGACGACAAGCTCGACGGCGACACGCTTTCGTCGTCGCTCGGGCCGTGGTCGTCGGGACGCAAGGGCCAAGTGTTCGCGATCGGCCCGAGCGTGAGCTACACAACCCAGAGCGGCACGATGCTGATCGGCCAATGGCAGCATGAAAGCGGCGCCGAAAACCGCTTCCAGGGGGACAAGGCCTGGTTCCGGCTGATCATGCCGTTTTGA
- the folD gene encoding bifunctional methylenetetrahydrofolate dehydrogenase/methenyltetrahydrofolate cyclohydrolase FolD, whose product MVAKIIDGHAVARQVREECRERVAALQARGIQPGLAVIIVGDNPASQVYVANKVKACTEVGLKSTVHRFAADTPDREVEALIRSLNADPEVHGILVQLPLPPQFNVRRVLETISQEKDVDGFHLYNVGGLVLGNTIFPPCTPYGVQKMLEYEDIPVEGQNVVVVGASNIVGKPMALMLMQKDATVCICHAKTRDLAQLTILADILVVAAGRPNLILPQMVKTGAVVIDVGINRLPDGRLVGDVDFEGVRQKASYITPVPGGVGPMTVTMLVHNTVQSAERLVPAEQLAEA is encoded by the coding sequence ATGGTCGCGAAGATAATCGATGGACACGCGGTCGCACGCCAGGTGCGCGAGGAGTGTCGGGAGCGCGTCGCAGCGCTGCAGGCGCGCGGCATCCAGCCCGGCCTGGCGGTGATCATTGTGGGCGACAACCCCGCGTCGCAGGTCTATGTTGCCAACAAGGTCAAGGCCTGTACCGAGGTCGGCCTCAAGTCGACGGTGCATCGCTTCGCCGCCGACACGCCGGATCGCGAGGTCGAAGCGCTGATCCGCAGCCTGAATGCGGACCCCGAGGTCCACGGCATCCTCGTCCAGCTGCCGCTGCCGCCGCAGTTCAACGTCCGTCGCGTGCTGGAGACGATCTCGCAGGAGAAGGACGTCGATGGATTCCATCTCTATAACGTCGGCGGCCTCGTCCTCGGCAACACAATCTTTCCACCCTGCACGCCGTACGGCGTCCAGAAGATGCTCGAATACGAGGACATCCCCGTCGAAGGCCAGAACGTCGTCGTGGTCGGCGCGAGCAACATCGTCGGCAAGCCGATGGCGCTGATGCTGATGCAGAAGGATGCGACGGTCTGCATCTGCCACGCGAAGACGCGCGACTTGGCGCAGCTGACGATCCTCGCCGACATCCTCGTGGTGGCGGCTGGCCGGCCGAACCTGATCCTGCCGCAGATGGTGAAGACCGGCGCGGTGGTGATCGACGTCGGCATCAACCGCCTGCCCGATGGGCGGCTCGTCGGCGACGTCGACTTCGAAGGCGTGCGGCAGAAAGCTTCCTACATCACACCCGTGCCGGGCGGAGTCGGCCCGATGACGGTGACGATGCTGGTCCACAACACCGTGCAGTCAGCCGAGCGGCTGGTGCCGGCGGAACAGCTGGCCGAGGCCTGA
- a CDS encoding trimethylamine methyltransferase family protein, whose product MDDQVAAAPRSRRAGGREAKRAARSGRAVASVPYITRKIPYFEVVDEEGLATIERNADIILEEIGIEFRDDPEALEIWKAAGAEVTGERVRMPSGMCRKIIQANAPREFIQHARNPERNVVIGGKNTVFVPAYGSPFIRNLDDGRRYATIEDFRNFVKLAYLAPSLHHSGGTICEPVDLPVNKRHFDMVYSHVKYSDKPFMGSVTAPERAEDSIEIVKRLFGDDFTDPTTGRPKTALISLINANSPMTFDATMLGAAKVYARANQACIVTPFILSGAMSPVTVAGTAAQTLAESMAGMAFIQLVNPGAPVVLGSFASSISMQSGAPTFGTPEPALVLYVMAALARRLGVPFRSGGGLCGSKIADAQAAFEAANTLLPTSLAGVNFVLHTAGWLEGGLSMGYEKFIMDVDQAGMMHTLLAGVDLSENGQAMDAIREVGPGKHFLGCAHTQANFETAFYRSPIADNNSFEQWEVEGRQDLAQRANTRWKKLLAEYEAPALDPAIDESIRDYIDRRKASFPDSNI is encoded by the coding sequence ATGGACGACCAAGTAGCGGCAGCGCCGCGCTCCCGACGCGCCGGCGGGCGCGAAGCCAAACGTGCTGCACGCTCCGGGCGCGCGGTCGCATCGGTCCCGTACATCACGCGCAAGATTCCCTACTTCGAGGTTGTGGACGAGGAAGGGCTGGCGACGATCGAGCGCAACGCCGACATCATCCTCGAGGAAATCGGCATCGAGTTCCGCGACGACCCCGAGGCGCTCGAAATCTGGAAGGCCGCCGGCGCCGAAGTCACCGGCGAGCGCGTGCGTATGCCCAGCGGCATGTGCCGGAAAATCATCCAGGCCAACGCCCCGCGCGAATTCATTCAGCATGCGCGCAATCCCGAGCGCAATGTCGTCATCGGCGGCAAGAATACGGTCTTCGTGCCGGCCTACGGCTCACCCTTCATCCGCAACCTCGACGACGGGCGCCGTTACGCGACGATCGAGGACTTCCGCAACTTCGTGAAGCTCGCCTATCTCGCGCCCTCGCTGCACCATTCGGGCGGCACGATCTGCGAGCCGGTCGACCTGCCGGTCAACAAGCGCCACTTCGACATGGTCTATAGCCATGTGAAGTACAGCGACAAACCGTTCATGGGCTCGGTCACCGCGCCCGAGCGCGCCGAAGACAGCATCGAGATCGTCAAGCGCCTGTTCGGCGACGATTTCACGGACCCCACGACCGGCCGCCCGAAAACCGCGCTGATCAGCCTCATCAACGCCAACTCGCCGATGACCTTCGACGCCACGATGCTGGGCGCGGCCAAGGTCTACGCGCGCGCCAACCAGGCCTGCATCGTCACGCCCTTCATCCTGTCGGGCGCGATGTCGCCGGTCACGGTCGCCGGCACCGCCGCGCAGACGCTCGCCGAGTCGATGGCGGGGATGGCCTTCATCCAGCTCGTCAACCCGGGCGCACCGGTCGTGCTCGGCAGCTTCGCCTCGTCGATCTCGATGCAGTCGGGCGCGCCCACTTTCGGCACCCCGGAACCCGCGCTGGTGCTGTACGTGATGGCCGCGCTCGCGCGCCGGCTCGGTGTGCCCTTCCGCTCCGGCGGTGGGCTGTGCGGCTCCAAGATTGCCGATGCGCAAGCCGCATTCGAAGCCGCCAACACGCTGCTGCCGACGAGCCTCGCCGGCGTCAACTTCGTGCTGCACACGGCCGGCTGGCTGGAAGGAGGGCTGTCGATGGGCTACGAGAAGTTCATCATGGACGTCGACCAGGCGGGCATGATGCACACCCTGCTCGCCGGCGTGGATCTTTCCGAAAACGGCCAGGCGATGGACGCCATCCGCGAAGTGGGCCCCGGCAAGCACTTCCTCGGCTGCGCCCACACGCAGGCGAATTTCGAGACCGCGTTCTACCGCTCGCCGATCGCCGACAACAACAGCTTCGAGCAGTGGGAAGTCGAGGGCCGCCAAGACCTCGCACAGCGCGCCAACACCCGCTGGAAGAAGCTGCTGGCCGAGTACGAAGCGCCGGCGCTCGATCCGGCCATCGACGAGTCGATTCGCGACTACATCGACCGCCGCAAAGCATCGTTCCCCGACTCCAACATCTAA
- a CDS encoding electron transfer flavoprotein-ubiquinone oxidoreductase, which translates to MERESMEFDVLIVGGGPAGLAAAIRLKQLAADAGRELSVCLIEKAAEIGAHILSGAVMDPRALTELLPDWKERGAPLDTPVSEDRVIFLNETGGRRIPNKLLPDCFLNHGNYIVRLGNVVKWLGEQAEALGVEVYAGFAGAEILYDENGAVKGVATGDMGVTRDGEQGPAYQPGMELHAKYTLFAEGCRGHLGKQLEAKFNLRNGIDPQTYGIGIKELWEVPAERHQKGLVVHTAGWPLPSDTYGGGFAYHLDGNLVAVGYVVGLNYTNPHLSPFEEFQRYKTHPEIRQFLEGGKRLAYGARAIAAGGLQSQPKLVFPGGALIGDDAGFLNAARIKGSHAAIKSGALAAEAVFEALGQERARDELAAFPEAFRSSWLFDELHKTRNFKPYMKKGLWMGSFLFGFDQKVLKGKAPWTLRNSSDHDKLKLASECPKIDYPKPDGVLTFDRLSSVFLSNTNHEEDQPCHLRLKDPSVPIAVNLAKYDAPEQRYCPAGVYEIVREEAGPRLQINAQNCVHCKTCDIKDPTQNINWTVPQSGEGPLYPGM; encoded by the coding sequence ATGGAACGCGAATCGATGGAATTCGATGTCCTGATCGTCGGTGGCGGTCCGGCAGGACTCGCTGCGGCGATCCGGCTGAAGCAACTCGCCGCCGACGCCGGGCGTGAACTCTCGGTGTGCCTGATCGAGAAAGCCGCCGAGATCGGCGCGCATATTCTCTCGGGCGCGGTGATGGACCCGCGCGCCCTCACCGAACTCCTCCCCGACTGGAAGGAGAGGGGGGCGCCGCTCGATACGCCGGTTTCGGAAGACCGCGTGATCTTCCTCAACGAGACCGGCGGGCGCCGCATCCCCAATAAGCTGCTGCCCGACTGTTTCCTCAACCACGGCAACTACATCGTGCGTCTGGGCAACGTCGTGAAGTGGCTGGGCGAGCAGGCTGAAGCGCTGGGTGTCGAGGTCTATGCCGGCTTCGCCGGTGCCGAGATTCTGTATGACGAGAACGGCGCCGTGAAGGGTGTCGCGACCGGCGATATGGGCGTCACGCGCGACGGCGAGCAGGGCCCCGCCTATCAGCCGGGGATGGAGCTGCACGCGAAATACACGCTCTTCGCGGAAGGCTGTCGCGGCCACCTCGGCAAGCAACTGGAGGCGAAGTTCAACCTCAGAAACGGCATCGATCCGCAGACCTACGGCATCGGCATCAAGGAGCTGTGGGAAGTGCCGGCCGAGCGCCACCAGAAGGGGCTCGTCGTGCACACCGCCGGCTGGCCGCTGCCTTCGGACACCTACGGCGGCGGCTTCGCCTATCACCTCGACGGCAATCTAGTTGCGGTGGGTTACGTGGTGGGCCTCAACTACACGAACCCGCATCTCTCGCCTTTCGAGGAATTCCAGCGCTACAAGACGCACCCCGAGATCCGCCAATTTCTCGAAGGCGGCAAGCGTCTGGCGTACGGCGCACGGGCGATCGCCGCGGGCGGCCTGCAGAGTCAGCCAAAGCTCGTATTCCCGGGCGGTGCGCTGATCGGTGACGACGCAGGTTTCTTGAACGCCGCGCGTATCAAGGGCAGTCACGCCGCGATCAAGAGCGGTGCGCTCGCCGCCGAAGCGGTTTTCGAAGCGCTCGGCCAGGAACGCGCTCGCGACGAACTCGCCGCCTTCCCGGAAGCCTTCCGTTCGAGCTGGCTCTTCGACGAACTGCACAAGACCCGCAACTTCAAGCCGTACATGAAGAAGGGCCTGTGGATGGGCTCATTCCTCTTCGGCTTCGACCAGAAGGTCCTCAAAGGCAAGGCGCCCTGGACGCTGCGCAACTCGTCCGACCACGACAAGCTCAAGCTCGCCTCCGAATGCCCGAAGATCGACTATCCGAAGCCGGACGGCGTGCTGACTTTCGACCGTCTGTCATCGGTGTTCCTGTCGAACACCAACCACGAGGAAGACCAGCCCTGCCATCTGCGGCTCAAGGACCCCTCAGTGCCGATCGCGGTGAACCTCGCCAAGTACGACGCCCCCGAGCAGCGCTACTGCCCGGCCGGCGTGTACGAGATCGTGCGCGAGGAGGCCGGGCCGCGCCTGCAGATCAACGCGCAGAACTGCGTGCACTGCAAGACGTGCGACATCAAGGATCCGACCCAGAACATCAACTGGACGGTGCCGCAGTCTGGAGAGGGGCCGCTCTATCCGGGCATGTAG